Proteins from a genomic interval of Syngnathoides biaculeatus isolate LvHL_M chromosome 23, ASM1980259v1, whole genome shotgun sequence:
- the LOC133496827 gene encoding protein FAM177A1-like isoform X1 has product MGDVQLYFTNACVSVGHDVDVERFQSPKTTRDFASVELGVKRHSREKTPRRIIHFSNGETIEEYSTDEEAQDKEPERKDLLSSSSDAVRSKMTWGPYFLFHMWRAATSTLSACDYLGEKMASLFGITSAKYQYAIDEYYKIKKEEKKNRLSEEAEHPFDQSHSAGDGPIARTELPSASPDITYQIQNEIEAPSGARVGPAIVAAN; this is encoded by the exons ATGGGCGACGTCCAGTTGTATTTCACGAACGCCTGCGTCTCCGTAGGGCACGATGTGGACGTAGAACGG TTTCAGAGTCCAAAGACAACAAGGGATTTTGCTAGCGTTGAGCTGGGCGTTAAACGGCACAGCAGGGAGAAGACCCCTCGAAGGATCATCCATTTCTCCAATGGGGAGACCATTGAGGAGTATAGTACCGATGAGGAAGCGCAAGACAAGGAGCCGGAGAGGAAAGACCTGCTCTCCTCTTCTTCGGATGCGGTGAGG TCAAAGATGACTTGGGGTCCGTATTTCTTGTTCCACATGTGGAGAGCTGCAACATCAACCTTATCAG CATGTGATTACCTGGGGGAGAAGATGGCCTCCCTCTTTGGAATAACATCAGCCAAATACCAGTATGCCATTGATGAATACTACAAAATTAAGAAAGAG gaaaagaaaaaccgACTGTCAGAGGAGGCTGAACATCCCTTTGATCAGTCACATTCTGCAGGAGACGGCCCAATCGCCAGGACAGAACTTCCTTCCGCATCACCTGATATCACCTACCAGATCCAAAATGAAATTGAGGCACCTTCAGGCGCTAGGGTAGGCCCTGCTATTGTCGCAGCAAACTAA
- the LOC133496827 gene encoding protein FAM177A1-like isoform X4, which translates to MGDVQLYFTNACVSVGHDVDVERFQSPKTTRDFASVELGVKRHSREKTPRRIIHFSNGETIEEYSTDEEAQDKEPERKDLLSSSSDAVRSKMTWGPYFLFHMWRAATSTLSACDYLGEKMASLFGITSAKYQYAIDEYYKIKKEKNRLSEEAEHPFDQSHSAGDGPIARTELPSASPDITYQIQNEIEAPSGARVGPAIVAAN; encoded by the exons ATGGGCGACGTCCAGTTGTATTTCACGAACGCCTGCGTCTCCGTAGGGCACGATGTGGACGTAGAACGG TTTCAGAGTCCAAAGACAACAAGGGATTTTGCTAGCGTTGAGCTGGGCGTTAAACGGCACAGCAGGGAGAAGACCCCTCGAAGGATCATCCATTTCTCCAATGGGGAGACCATTGAGGAGTATAGTACCGATGAGGAAGCGCAAGACAAGGAGCCGGAGAGGAAAGACCTGCTCTCCTCTTCTTCGGATGCGGTGAGG TCAAAGATGACTTGGGGTCCGTATTTCTTGTTCCACATGTGGAGAGCTGCAACATCAACCTTATCAG CATGTGATTACCTGGGGGAGAAGATGGCCTCCCTCTTTGGAATAACATCAGCCAAATACCAGTATGCCATTGATGAATACTACAAAATTAAGAAAGAG aaaaaccgACTGTCAGAGGAGGCTGAACATCCCTTTGATCAGTCACATTCTGCAGGAGACGGCCCAATCGCCAGGACAGAACTTCCTTCCGCATCACCTGATATCACCTACCAGATCCAAAATGAAATTGAGGCACCTTCAGGCGCTAGGGTAGGCCCTGCTATTGTCGCAGCAAACTAA
- the LOC133496827 gene encoding protein FAM177A1-like isoform X3, whose protein sequence is MGDVQLYFTNACVSVGHDVDVERSPKTTRDFASVELGVKRHSREKTPRRIIHFSNGETIEEYSTDEEAQDKEPERKDLLSSSSDAVRSKMTWGPYFLFHMWRAATSTLSACDYLGEKMASLFGITSAKYQYAIDEYYKIKKEEKKNRLSEEAEHPFDQSHSAGDGPIARTELPSASPDITYQIQNEIEAPSGARVGPAIVAAN, encoded by the exons ATGGGCGACGTCCAGTTGTATTTCACGAACGCCTGCGTCTCCGTAGGGCACGATGTGGACGTAGAACGG AGTCCAAAGACAACAAGGGATTTTGCTAGCGTTGAGCTGGGCGTTAAACGGCACAGCAGGGAGAAGACCCCTCGAAGGATCATCCATTTCTCCAATGGGGAGACCATTGAGGAGTATAGTACCGATGAGGAAGCGCAAGACAAGGAGCCGGAGAGGAAAGACCTGCTCTCCTCTTCTTCGGATGCGGTGAGG TCAAAGATGACTTGGGGTCCGTATTTCTTGTTCCACATGTGGAGAGCTGCAACATCAACCTTATCAG CATGTGATTACCTGGGGGAGAAGATGGCCTCCCTCTTTGGAATAACATCAGCCAAATACCAGTATGCCATTGATGAATACTACAAAATTAAGAAAGAG gaaaagaaaaaccgACTGTCAGAGGAGGCTGAACATCCCTTTGATCAGTCACATTCTGCAGGAGACGGCCCAATCGCCAGGACAGAACTTCCTTCCGCATCACCTGATATCACCTACCAGATCCAAAATGAAATTGAGGCACCTTCAGGCGCTAGGGTAGGCCCTGCTATTGTCGCAGCAAACTAA
- the LOC133496827 gene encoding protein FAM177A1-like isoform X2: MGDVQLYFTNACVSVGHDVDVERFQSPKTTRDFASVELGVKRHSREKTPRRIIHFSNGETIEEYSTDEEAQDKEPERKDLLSSSSDASKMTWGPYFLFHMWRAATSTLSACDYLGEKMASLFGITSAKYQYAIDEYYKIKKEEKKNRLSEEAEHPFDQSHSAGDGPIARTELPSASPDITYQIQNEIEAPSGARVGPAIVAAN, from the exons ATGGGCGACGTCCAGTTGTATTTCACGAACGCCTGCGTCTCCGTAGGGCACGATGTGGACGTAGAACGG TTTCAGAGTCCAAAGACAACAAGGGATTTTGCTAGCGTTGAGCTGGGCGTTAAACGGCACAGCAGGGAGAAGACCCCTCGAAGGATCATCCATTTCTCCAATGGGGAGACCATTGAGGAGTATAGTACCGATGAGGAAGCGCAAGACAAGGAGCCGGAGAGGAAAGACCTGCTCTCCTCTTCTTCGGATGCG TCAAAGATGACTTGGGGTCCGTATTTCTTGTTCCACATGTGGAGAGCTGCAACATCAACCTTATCAG CATGTGATTACCTGGGGGAGAAGATGGCCTCCCTCTTTGGAATAACATCAGCCAAATACCAGTATGCCATTGATGAATACTACAAAATTAAGAAAGAG gaaaagaaaaaccgACTGTCAGAGGAGGCTGAACATCCCTTTGATCAGTCACATTCTGCAGGAGACGGCCCAATCGCCAGGACAGAACTTCCTTCCGCATCACCTGATATCACCTACCAGATCCAAAATGAAATTGAGGCACCTTCAGGCGCTAGGGTAGGCCCTGCTATTGTCGCAGCAAACTAA